The Panicum virgatum strain AP13 chromosome 6K, P.virgatum_v5, whole genome shotgun sequence nucleotide sequence TGGCATTTTCACAGCCCAACAAGACCTTTAAAATATttaattcaaaattatataagattagagacTGGTTCTTTTAGGGTCCgacccttagattttctagttcaaaattttgggccctttaccacccctatgcACACGAGCGCCGCCCCCTGCTGCTTTGGATGAGAGGGAGTATATGGATTGATTGAAAAATTCTTTAtccatatactccctccatttcaaattataagtcgtttgatttttttaacttaaaatttgactactcatcttattcaaaaaattatacaaatatagtcaaatttaagtcattcttaaAGAAATTATATCgataaagcaagccacaacaaaagaagtgatattttacacaaatttttgaataaaatgagtggtcaaatttagaattaaaaaaatcaaacgacctataatttgaaatggagggagtatatgcgAGCGAGAATCTTTGCTTGACATAGTGACATGGGTGGCCCCTTGAATTTTCATGGTATTGGATTAACCGAACAAGTCCCAGTAAAGCCCGAAAAATGGTAAGACAAGACTACCCCAAACCTGACAGTACAAGCATCACTTTCACACCTAGGGTATCCTTCTTAGCTCTAATTCTACACCCAACTGGAACAAGCATCCTGATAAGCACTGCAGTAAGCTACCATTTCTTTTCGGATTATTACAACGCTGCAATCTACTGAAGAACGGTCAGCAACAACACAAGGGGCAACGGATCAGCCCATTCTCGTTGCAGTCCGGGCACCGCCGGAAGCAGCCGGCGAAGCGGCACCCCTCGTCGCCGACGAAGACCTTGCAGCTGCCGTGGCACGTCCCGCAGGGCACGAACCGCgcctcgccgcacgccgcgcacGCGGCGACGACGTGCccgggccgccccgccgccgccggcgtcgcacCCGGCCCGGTCTCGTTCAGCGCGCGCACGTCCTCGGCGCCGCCCAGGTCGCGGCGCCCGCCGACGAACACGCGCGGGAGCGCGGGGCC carries:
- the LOC120713188 gene encoding uncharacterized protein At5g39865-like, with product MTPAAARGEAARGAVLLYFTSLRSVRRTFEDCRAVRAILRCYRVRLDERDVSMHAAFKSELRGLLLAAGGGSFEGPALPRVFVGGRRDLGGAEDVRALNETGPGATPAAAGRPGHVVAACAACGEARFVPCGTCHGSCKVFVGDEGCRFAGCFRRCPDCNENGLIRCPLCCC